A genome region from Streptomyces antimycoticus includes the following:
- a CDS encoding PucR family transcriptional regulator: MAVPDRPSGALADVVRAALAPPAGPHIALGPCAQGVEGMRRSRHGAREAERVARMGGKDWLTDYGEVRLVAPATADPEHARWFVRETLGPLAAGGTRMRELRETLRVYLATERSPRRAADGLHVVRNTVTYRVRAEELLPGSTREEPMGLHMALEIAQTLPG; the protein is encoded by the coding sequence ATGGCTGTGCCCGACCGGCCCAGCGGTGCCCTGGCCGACGTGGTCCGGGCCGCCCTCGCTCCTCCCGCCGGACCGCACATCGCACTCGGCCCGTGTGCTCAGGGCGTCGAGGGCATGCGCCGATCCCGGCACGGTGCACGGGAGGCCGAGCGGGTGGCGCGCATGGGCGGCAAGGACTGGCTCACCGACTACGGCGAGGTGAGACTGGTCGCGCCGGCGACCGCCGACCCGGAGCACGCCCGGTGGTTCGTCCGCGAGACTCTCGGCCCCTTGGCGGCCGGCGGTACCCGCATGCGCGAACTCCGGGAGACCCTGCGGGTCTACCTCGCGACCGAGCGGAGCCCGCGGAGGGCCGCCGACGGGCTCCACGTGGTCCGCAACACCGTCACCTACCGTGTGCGGGCCGAGGAACTGCTGCCGGGGTCGACCCGGGAGGAGCCCATGGGACTGCACATGGCGCTGGAAATCGCGCAGACCCTGCCCGGCTGA
- a CDS encoding SDR family NAD(P)-dependent oxidoreductase: protein MKVAVVTGASSGIGRSAAIQIAERGAGVILTYSSNQQGAQDAVTEIEKRGGTAVALPLDIGDTAGFPAFRDAVADALRTTWQRDTFDHLVNNAGFAGNSMIEETTEEFFDRLTRGLFKGPFFLTRTLLPLMADGGAIVNTTSNSTRPAVTAPGYSVYASLKGALTVLTRYMAKEFSARGIRVNSVAPGATRTRFADDAFERHPEIIPDLARTFALGRIGEPDDIGMVIATLVGEEGRWITAQDIEVSGGQNL, encoded by the coding sequence ATGAAGGTAGCCGTGGTCACGGGCGCCAGCTCCGGTATCGGCCGCAGCGCGGCGATCCAGATCGCCGAACGGGGCGCCGGGGTCATCCTCACCTACAGCTCCAACCAGCAGGGCGCCCAGGACGCCGTCACCGAGATCGAGAAGCGGGGCGGCACCGCCGTGGCCCTGCCTCTGGACATCGGCGACACGGCCGGCTTTCCCGCGTTCCGCGACGCCGTGGCCGACGCGCTGCGCACCACCTGGCAGCGCGACACTTTCGACCACCTCGTCAACAACGCGGGCTTCGCGGGGAATTCGATGATCGAGGAGACCACCGAGGAGTTCTTCGACAGGCTCACCCGTGGCCTGTTCAAGGGGCCGTTCTTCCTCACCCGGACGCTGCTGCCGCTGATGGCCGACGGCGGGGCGATCGTCAACACGACCAGCAACTCCACACGGCCGGCCGTGACGGCGCCCGGGTACTCCGTCTACGCGTCCTTGAAGGGCGCCCTGACCGTCCTGACCCGCTACATGGCCAAGGAGTTCAGCGCCCGGGGTATCCGCGTCAACTCCGTCGCTCCCGGCGCCACCCGCACCCGCTTCGCCGACGATGCCTTCGAGCGGCACCCGGAGATCATCCCGGACCTGGCGCGCACCTTCGCACTCGGGCGGATCGGCGAACCCGACGACATCGGCATGGTGATCGCCACCCTGGTCGGCGAGGAAGGCCGCTGGATCACCGCCCAGGACATCGAGGTCTCCGGCGGACAGAACCTCTGA
- a CDS encoding AraC family transcriptional regulator — translation MHLDELRDLLTRHARPDWSTDIEGVRLSKFESPYPPTPTTSGTVLALIAQGTKRLALGERVYEYRAGQYLVASVDLPITGNFTEASPEEPALGFGLTLEPSAVADLLLAGPDDARRIPGGPHSAIAVSDAPAELLDAVIRLLRLLDRPRDQAVLAPLIKREILWRLITGDQGEIVRQLGLADSSLSHIARAVHWIREHYAEPFRVEDLARLTGMSVSAFHRNFRTVTAMSPIQFQKRIRLQEARLMLTTRSADVTGVGLLVGYESPSQFSREYRRQFGTPPSQDAGHLSPSGRARAAALP, via the coding sequence ATGCACCTGGATGAACTCCGCGACCTGCTGACCCGGCATGCACGGCCGGATTGGAGCACCGATATCGAGGGTGTCCGCCTGTCGAAGTTCGAGAGCCCCTACCCGCCCACGCCGACGACATCCGGCACGGTGCTGGCCCTGATCGCCCAGGGGACCAAGCGGCTGGCGCTGGGCGAGCGGGTGTACGAGTACCGGGCCGGCCAGTACCTCGTCGCGTCGGTGGACCTGCCGATCACCGGAAACTTCACCGAGGCCAGCCCGGAGGAGCCCGCCCTCGGGTTCGGGCTGACTCTGGAGCCCTCCGCCGTCGCCGATCTGCTGCTGGCCGGGCCCGATGACGCCCGGCGCATCCCGGGCGGACCGCACTCGGCCATCGCCGTCAGCGACGCCCCGGCGGAGCTGCTCGACGCGGTGATCCGGCTGCTGCGCCTGCTGGACCGGCCCCGCGACCAGGCGGTGCTCGCCCCGCTGATCAAGCGCGAGATCCTGTGGCGGCTGATCACCGGCGACCAGGGCGAGATCGTGCGCCAGCTCGGTCTCGCCGACAGCAGCCTCAGCCACATCGCGCGAGCCGTGCACTGGATCCGGGAGCATTACGCCGAGCCGTTCCGGGTCGAGGATCTGGCCCGGCTCACCGGGATGAGCGTCTCCGCCTTCCACCGCAACTTCCGGACGGTGACGGCGATGAGCCCCATCCAGTTCCAGAAGCGGATCCGCCTGCAAGAGGCGCGGCTGATGCTGACGACACGATCCGCCGACGTCACCGGTGTGGGCCTCCTCGTCGGCTATGAGAGCCCGTCGCAGTTCAGCCGCGAGTACCGCCGGCAGTTCGGCACACCGCCCAGCCAGGACGCCGGTCACCTGAGCCCTTCCGGACGCGCCCGGGCCGCCGCGCTGCCGTAG
- a CDS encoding chitinase, with the protein MNHREEFTAQDRAHRRRRRRTALAVAAVAAVASTTAAAWAASPGQAPDAASAAPAAVAPYLYNGWGNPPDPGEVMDATGVSWFTLAFVLDSGNCSPQWDGSRPLTGGADEQTVKAIRAKGGDVVPSFGGASGAKLEQSCGDAKALAGAYQKVIDAYGLKAIDIDIEGDAYNDPAVQQKTIDALKQVKADNPGLLTYVTFPSDQNGPDDSMIRRAAESDFEADSWTIMPFDFGGEGQNMGELTKQATDGLKNAVKGAYGYSDDDAYRHSGLSSMNGITDVNETVSTDDFETILDYASQHHLSRLSFWSVNRDRPCPGAYPNDDTCSGVTQEPWQFTGIFARYQG; encoded by the coding sequence ATGAACCACCGCGAAGAATTCACCGCCCAGGACCGCGCACACCGCCGCCGCCGGCGGCGGACCGCCCTGGCCGTGGCCGCCGTGGCCGCCGTCGCGAGCACAACCGCGGCCGCCTGGGCCGCGAGCCCCGGTCAAGCCCCCGACGCGGCATCCGCCGCACCCGCCGCCGTGGCCCCCTACCTGTACAACGGATGGGGCAACCCGCCGGACCCGGGCGAGGTGATGGACGCCACCGGCGTCAGCTGGTTCACCCTCGCCTTCGTCCTCGATTCGGGCAACTGCTCCCCGCAGTGGGACGGCAGCCGCCCGCTGACCGGCGGGGCCGACGAGCAGACCGTGAAGGCCATACGGGCCAAGGGTGGCGATGTCGTGCCGTCCTTCGGCGGCGCGAGCGGCGCCAAGCTGGAGCAGTCCTGTGGCGACGCGAAGGCCCTCGCCGGGGCCTACCAGAAGGTCATCGACGCCTACGGTCTCAAGGCCATCGACATCGACATCGAAGGCGATGCCTACAACGACCCGGCCGTCCAGCAGAAGACGATCGACGCCCTGAAGCAGGTGAAGGCCGACAACCCGGGGCTGCTCACCTACGTCACCTTCCCCAGCGATCAGAACGGCCCCGACGACAGCATGATCCGCCGGGCCGCCGAATCCGACTTCGAGGCCGACAGCTGGACCATCATGCCGTTCGACTTCGGCGGCGAGGGCCAGAACATGGGCGAGCTGACCAAGCAGGCCACCGACGGTCTGAAGAACGCCGTCAAGGGTGCCTACGGCTACAGCGACGACGACGCCTACCGGCATAGCGGCCTGTCCTCGATGAACGGCATCACCGACGTCAACGAGACGGTCTCCACCGACGACTTCGAGACGATCCTGGACTACGCCTCCCAGCACCACCTGTCGCGGCTCTCCTTCTGGTCCGTCAACCGGGACCGCCCCTGCCCCGGCGCCTACCCGAACGACGACACCTGCTCCGGAGTCACCCAGGAGCCCTGGCAGTTCACCGGAATATTCGCCCGGTACCAGGGCTGA
- a CDS encoding propionyl-CoA synthetase has product MGAYDETYHRSLEDVEGFWLDAAAAIDWTRPPTQALDDSRAPLLRWFPDGELNTSYNALDRHVENGHGDRTALIHDSPVTGAVRRFSYAELRDEVALFAGALRSLGVAKGDRVIVYMPMVPEAVIAMLACARIGAVHSVVFGGFAPKELAARIEDAEPAVIVAASCGIEPTRVVEYQPIVEAALGLTTHQPDKVVILQRDRARAELGGMYVDWADLVARAEPVGPVPVAATDPLYVLYTSGTTGRPKGVVRDNGGHAVALAWSMAAIYDIGPGDVWWTASDVGWVVGHSYIVYAPLLIGATTVLYEGKPVGTPDAGAFWRVISDHGVKALFTAPTALRAIKRLDSEAVEPKKYDLSSFRTLFMAGERLDPETYHWAHRHLGTPVIDHWWQTETGWPIAANLHGLEPMPVKPGSATVPVPGWDVRVLDQGGAELPAGQEGVIAIRLPLPPGALPTLWGDDQRFIEAYLSRYDGYYLTGDSGYRDADGYLFVMGRTDDVINVAGHRLSTGAMEAVLAAHPAVAECAVIGVHDELKGQLPRGFVVLKAGADIRDEDLREELVAAVRREIGPVAAFRAVSVVEALPKTRSGKILRKTMRGIADGRDEPVPSTIEDPSVLDALRPVLRPE; this is encoded by the coding sequence ATGGGCGCGTACGACGAGACTTACCACCGCAGCCTCGAGGATGTCGAAGGGTTCTGGCTGGACGCGGCGGCGGCGATCGACTGGACCCGGCCACCGACCCAGGCCCTGGACGACTCCCGTGCGCCGCTGCTGCGGTGGTTCCCCGACGGTGAACTCAACACCTCGTACAACGCGTTGGACCGCCACGTCGAGAACGGCCACGGCGACCGGACCGCGCTGATCCACGACTCCCCGGTGACCGGTGCGGTCCGGCGTTTCAGCTACGCCGAGCTGCGTGACGAGGTCGCGCTCTTCGCCGGGGCGCTGCGCTCGCTGGGTGTGGCCAAGGGCGACCGGGTCATCGTCTACATGCCGATGGTGCCCGAGGCGGTCATCGCCATGCTGGCCTGCGCCAGGATCGGCGCGGTGCACTCGGTGGTCTTCGGCGGCTTCGCGCCCAAGGAACTGGCCGCCCGTATCGAGGACGCCGAACCGGCCGTGATCGTCGCGGCGTCCTGCGGGATCGAGCCGACGCGGGTCGTGGAGTACCAGCCCATCGTCGAGGCGGCGCTCGGCCTGACCACCCATCAGCCGGACAAGGTCGTCATCCTGCAGCGCGACCGGGCGCGCGCGGAGCTCGGCGGGATGTACGTGGACTGGGCGGATCTCGTGGCCCGCGCCGAGCCGGTCGGCCCGGTCCCGGTGGCGGCGACCGACCCGCTGTATGTGCTGTACACCTCCGGGACCACCGGCAGGCCCAAGGGCGTCGTCCGCGACAACGGCGGCCATGCGGTCGCGCTGGCGTGGTCGATGGCCGCGATCTACGACATCGGGCCGGGCGACGTGTGGTGGACCGCCTCCGACGTCGGCTGGGTGGTCGGTCACTCCTACATCGTCTACGCGCCGCTGCTGATCGGTGCGACCACCGTGCTGTACGAGGGCAAGCCGGTGGGCACCCCGGATGCCGGCGCGTTCTGGCGGGTGATCAGCGACCACGGGGTGAAGGCGCTGTTCACCGCCCCCACGGCGTTGCGGGCGATCAAAAGGCTCGACTCGGAGGCCGTCGAGCCGAAGAAGTACGACCTGTCGTCGTTCCGCACCCTCTTCATGGCCGGGGAGCGGCTCGACCCCGAGACCTACCACTGGGCGCACCGGCACCTCGGCACACCGGTCATCGACCATTGGTGGCAGACCGAGACCGGCTGGCCGATCGCCGCGAACCTCCACGGGCTGGAGCCGATGCCGGTCAAGCCCGGGTCGGCCACGGTGCCGGTTCCCGGCTGGGATGTGCGCGTCCTGGACCAGGGCGGTGCCGAACTGCCCGCGGGCCAGGAGGGCGTGATCGCGATCCGGCTTCCGCTGCCTCCCGGTGCGCTTCCCACGCTGTGGGGTGACGACCAGCGGTTCATCGAGGCGTATCTGTCCCGGTACGACGGCTACTACCTGACCGGTGATTCCGGGTACCGCGACGCGGACGGCTATCTGTTCGTCATGGGACGCACCGACGACGTGATCAACGTCGCGGGGCACCGCTTGTCCACCGGTGCGATGGAAGCGGTACTCGCGGCGCACCCGGCCGTCGCCGAGTGTGCGGTGATCGGGGTGCACGACGAGCTCAAGGGCCAGTTGCCCCGGGGCTTCGTGGTGCTCAAGGCGGGCGCCGACATCAGGGACGAAGACCTCCGTGAGGAGCTGGTCGCGGCGGTACGCCGGGAGATCGGCCCGGTCGCCGCGTTCCGGGCCGTCTCGGTCGTGGAGGCGCTGCCCAAGACCCGGTCGGGAAAGATCCTGCGCAAGACGATGCGCGGAATCGCCGACGGGCGCGACGAACCGGTGCCGTCGACGATCGAGGACCCGTCGGTGCTGGACGCGCTGCGGCCGGTGCTGCGCCCTGAGTGA
- a CDS encoding glycoside hydrolase family 88 protein, with protein MSVSRRALLTTAAGTAVAATSIAPPAQAAQKVPGHAAATLDATADYAVAKLRAVAPGVSGFPVGTRFEKWTYSQNGDWVGGFWPGTLWMAWLHSGEERFRTLALASAEKLAPRQDDTGTHDLGFLFYPSWVTAWRLTGDDKWRTGAIRAASSLIRRYNPKGRFIRAWGALNDPANAGRVIMDTMMNLDLLAFASSQTGDGKYLDIAVEHARTTQRNFLRPDGSTPHVYDFDPASGAPLGPGTVQGYSPASCWSRGQAWGSTDSPRSTAGPAGGNSSPPRASSPTSPWAR; from the coding sequence ATGAGCGTTTCCCGGCGAGCCCTGCTGACCACCGCGGCCGGTACGGCGGTGGCGGCCACCTCGATCGCTCCCCCGGCGCAGGCCGCGCAGAAGGTTCCCGGCCATGCCGCCGCCACGCTCGATGCGACGGCGGACTACGCGGTGGCCAAACTGCGCGCGGTGGCACCGGGGGTGAGTGGCTTTCCGGTCGGTACCAGGTTCGAGAAGTGGACGTACTCCCAAAACGGCGACTGGGTCGGCGGGTTCTGGCCCGGCACCCTGTGGATGGCCTGGCTCCACAGCGGCGAGGAGCGGTTCCGCACCCTGGCCCTCGCCTCCGCGGAAAAGCTCGCCCCGCGCCAGGATGACACCGGCACCCACGACCTCGGATTCCTCTTCTACCCCTCGTGGGTCACCGCATGGCGGCTCACCGGCGACGACAAGTGGCGGACGGGCGCGATCCGGGCCGCCTCCTCGCTGATCCGGCGGTACAACCCGAAGGGCCGGTTCATCCGGGCCTGGGGAGCGCTGAACGATCCGGCGAACGCGGGCCGGGTCATCATGGACACGATGATGAACCTCGATCTGCTGGCGTTCGCGAGCAGTCAGACCGGGGACGGGAAGTACCTCGACATCGCCGTGGAGCACGCGAGAACCACCCAGCGGAACTTCCTCCGCCCGGACGGCTCGACCCCGCATGTCTACGACTTCGACCCGGCCTCCGGCGCTCCCCTCGGCCCGGGCACCGTACAGGGCTACAGCCCGGCCTCCTGCTGGTCACGCGGGCAGGCATGGGGATCTACGGATTCACCACGATCTACCGCCGGACCGGCCGGCGGGAATTCCTCACCACCGCGCGCAAGCTCGCCGACTTCGCCCTGGGCGCGCTGA
- a CDS encoding alpha/beta fold hydrolase — translation MPQVRADGVNLHYQAIGDGTPLVLVHTSWNDHTSWQSAIEADLSASFTVVSYDRRGHGRSEEVPGQGTRRQDEDDLAALIEGLGHAPAHVAGASFGASIILGLATRRPELFRSIAVHEPPLVGVVADDPEAMARLQPTMASIDAVVDHIRRAETEQGARLFVEEVALGPGTWDQLTGPVREMFVAHARTWLDEQSDPSWALLDLDRLSACTVPVLLSRGSTSPTWFSMVLERLAAALPQAQRKIFEGAGHIPHVTHPQEYTAVLTEFIRTAEAGEHAPGQ, via the coding sequence ATGCCCCAGGTACGCGCCGATGGCGTGAATCTCCACTACCAGGCCATCGGTGACGGCACACCGCTCGTACTCGTCCACACTTCGTGGAACGACCACACGAGCTGGCAGTCCGCGATCGAGGCCGACCTCTCCGCGTCCTTCACCGTGGTCTCCTACGACCGCCGCGGCCATGGCCGGAGCGAAGAGGTGCCGGGTCAGGGCACCCGGAGGCAGGACGAGGACGACCTCGCCGCGCTGATCGAAGGGCTCGGCCACGCCCCCGCGCATGTCGCCGGGGCCTCCTTCGGCGCGTCGATCATCCTCGGCCTGGCCACCCGCCGGCCCGAGCTGTTCCGCAGCATCGCGGTGCACGAGCCACCACTGGTGGGGGTCGTGGCCGACGACCCGGAGGCCATGGCACGGCTGCAGCCGACCATGGCCTCCATCGATGCCGTGGTGGACCACATCCGCCGGGCGGAGACCGAGCAGGGTGCACGCCTGTTCGTGGAGGAGGTGGCCCTGGGCCCCGGCACCTGGGACCAGCTGACCGGTCCGGTGCGCGAGATGTTCGTGGCCCACGCCCGGACCTGGCTGGACGAACAGTCCGATCCGTCCTGGGCCCTACTGGACCTCGACCGGCTCTCCGCCTGCACGGTGCCGGTACTGCTGAGCCGCGGCAGCACGAGCCCCACCTGGTTCTCGATGGTCCTGGAGCGGCTGGCCGCGGCCCTGCCGCAGGCACAGCGCAAGATCTTCGAGGGGGCGGGGCATATCCCGCACGTCACCCACCCCCAGGAGTACACGGCCGTCCTCACCGAGTTCATCAGGACGGCGGAAGCCGGTGAACACGCGCCCGGTCAGTGA
- a CDS encoding coagulation factor 5/8 type domain-containing protein, whose amino-acid sequence MTNDTTRRGLRGRRRIAGWTAAFAALAGAAAAALTVPAAHGADAEPDFGPNVQVFDPSMSAQDIQGKLDSVFGEQEKNQFGQARHALLFKPGSYDVKANVGFYTQVAGLGLSPDDTTINGQVHAEADWFDGNATQNFWRDAENLAVNPDGGADRWAVSQAAPYRRMHLKGDLQLDDGGWSSGGLLADTKVDGQVKSGSQQQWLSRNTEWGSWTGSNWNMVFVGAQNAPAGDFPKPPYTRVDKTPVSREKPFLYVDDDGAYKVFAPDVRKDSTGTSWSSGAPKGTSIPLDDFFIVKPGDTAEEMNAALDAGKHLLVTPGVYHLDAPLKVTRPDTVVLGLGLATLIPDNGVSAMTVADVDGVKLAGLLIDAGTENSETLMEVGPEDSSASHADNPTSLHDVFFRVGGAGVGKASTSLVVNSSNVIGDHTWIWRADHGDGVGWDSNTADQGLVVNGDDVTMYGLFVEHYQKHQTTWNGEGGRTYFYQNEMPYDPPDQDAWMNGSTKGYAAYKVADSVKRHEAWGLGSYCFFNTNKSVTAEHAFEVPQTPDVKFHDMVTVSLGGTGTINHVINGTGGPSDAGSNVANVIDYP is encoded by the coding sequence ATGACGAACGACACCACCAGGCGCGGGCTTCGCGGACGCCGCCGCATCGCCGGCTGGACCGCCGCGTTCGCCGCGCTGGCCGGCGCCGCCGCGGCGGCGCTGACCGTACCGGCGGCGCACGGCGCGGACGCCGAACCGGACTTCGGTCCCAATGTGCAGGTCTTCGACCCGTCCATGTCCGCCCAGGACATCCAGGGCAAGCTCGACTCGGTCTTCGGCGAGCAGGAGAAGAACCAGTTCGGCCAGGCCCGGCACGCCCTGCTGTTCAAGCCCGGCTCCTACGATGTCAAGGCCAACGTCGGCTTCTACACCCAGGTGGCGGGCCTGGGCCTGTCGCCCGACGACACCACCATCAACGGCCAGGTGCACGCCGAGGCCGACTGGTTCGACGGCAACGCCACGCAGAACTTCTGGCGCGACGCCGAGAACCTGGCCGTCAACCCGGATGGCGGCGCGGACCGTTGGGCCGTATCGCAGGCCGCCCCGTACCGCCGCATGCATCTGAAGGGCGATCTGCAGCTCGACGACGGCGGCTGGTCCAGCGGCGGTCTGCTGGCCGACACCAAGGTCGACGGGCAGGTGAAGTCCGGATCGCAGCAGCAGTGGCTCTCCCGCAACACCGAATGGGGCAGCTGGACCGGCTCCAACTGGAACATGGTGTTCGTCGGCGCGCAGAACGCCCCGGCCGGGGATTTCCCCAAGCCGCCGTACACACGGGTCGACAAGACACCCGTGTCCCGTGAGAAGCCGTTCCTGTACGTCGACGACGACGGCGCCTACAAGGTGTTCGCGCCGGACGTGCGCAAGGACTCGACGGGCACGTCCTGGTCCTCCGGTGCGCCCAAGGGCACATCGATCCCGCTGGACGACTTCTTCATCGTCAAGCCGGGAGACACGGCCGAGGAGATGAACGCGGCGCTCGACGCGGGCAAGCACCTGCTCGTCACCCCGGGTGTCTACCACCTGGACGCGCCGTTGAAGGTGACCCGGCCCGACACCGTCGTGCTGGGCCTGGGGCTGGCCACGCTGATTCCCGACAACGGGGTCTCGGCGATGACGGTGGCCGACGTCGACGGCGTCAAGCTCGCCGGCCTGCTCATCGACGCGGGCACCGAGAACTCCGAGACGCTGATGGAGGTCGGCCCCGAGGACTCGTCGGCGAGCCACGCCGACAACCCCACCTCGCTGCACGATGTGTTCTTCCGGGTCGGCGGCGCCGGCGTGGGCAAGGCGTCCACCAGCCTGGTGGTCAACAGCTCGAACGTGATCGGCGACCACACCTGGATCTGGCGCGCCGACCACGGTGACGGCGTCGGCTGGGACTCCAACACGGCCGACCAGGGGCTCGTCGTCAACGGCGACGACGTGACCATGTACGGCCTGTTCGTGGAGCACTACCAGAAGCACCAGACCACCTGGAACGGCGAGGGCGGCCGTACGTACTTCTACCAGAACGAGATGCCCTACGACCCGCCGGACCAGGACGCCTGGATGAACGGCTCCACCAAGGGATACGCCGCCTACAAGGTGGCCGACTCGGTCAAGCGCCATGAGGCATGGGGTCTGGGCAGCTACTGCTTCTTCAACACCAACAAGTCCGTCACCGCCGAGCACGCCTTCGAGGTTCCCCAGACCCCGGATGTGAAGTTCCATGACATGGTCACCGTCTCGCTCGGCGGCACCGGCACGATCAACCACGTCATCAATGGCACGGGAGGCCCCTCGGACGCGGGCAGCAACGTCGCGAACGTGATCGACTACCCCTGA
- a CDS encoding SDR family oxidoreductase encodes MRIFVTGASGWLGSALVPDLLDAGHQVLGLARSDASAAALTRAGAEVVRGTVDDLDVLRDAAIASDGVIHLAFKHDVAFTGDYQAAAEADRRAVDTFGDALAGTDRPFVLAGGLAGLAPGRVATERTTPAIDGSPTSIRSATAQAVLALAGRGVRSSVVRLAPTCHGEGDQGFMATLVATARAKGVSGYLGDGANRWPAVHRLDAARLFRLAVEKAPAGSVLHGTAEEGVTIRDIAEVIGRHLDVPVTSVAPEAAAEHFSWLGAFLGMDAPATNTLTRELLDWQPTRPGLLEDLDKGHYFHTPAA; translated from the coding sequence ATGCGCATCTTTGTGACCGGCGCGTCCGGCTGGCTCGGCTCCGCCCTCGTTCCCGACCTCCTCGACGCGGGACACCAGGTCCTCGGCCTCGCCCGCTCCGACGCCTCCGCGGCCGCGCTCACCAGGGCCGGGGCGGAGGTCGTCCGCGGCACCGTCGACGACCTCGACGTCCTGCGGGACGCGGCCATCGCCTCGGACGGGGTGATCCACCTCGCCTTCAAGCACGACGTCGCCTTCACCGGCGACTACCAGGCCGCCGCCGAGGCCGATCGCCGCGCCGTCGACACCTTCGGCGACGCGCTGGCCGGCACCGACCGCCCCTTCGTTCTTGCCGGCGGCCTGGCGGGCCTCGCGCCCGGACGGGTGGCGACCGAGCGGACCACCCCCGCCATCGACGGTTCGCCGACCTCGATCCGATCGGCCACCGCCCAGGCGGTGCTCGCCCTCGCCGGACGCGGCGTGCGCTCCTCCGTGGTGCGGCTCGCCCCGACCTGCCACGGTGAAGGGGACCAGGGCTTCATGGCGACTCTGGTCGCCACTGCCCGGGCCAAGGGCGTCTCCGGCTACCTCGGCGACGGCGCCAACCGCTGGCCGGCGGTCCACCGGCTCGACGCCGCACGGCTGTTCCGCCTGGCGGTCGAGAAGGCCCCGGCGGGATCGGTGCTGCACGGCACCGCGGAGGAGGGCGTCACGATCCGGGACATCGCCGAGGTGATCGGCCGCCACCTCGACGTCCCGGTCACCTCCGTGGCCCCCGAGGCCGCGGCCGAGCACTTCAGCTGGCTGGGCGCCTTCCTGGGCATGGACGCCCCGGCGACCAACACCCTGACCCGTGAACTGCTGGACTGGCAGCCGACCCGCCCCGGCCTCCTCGAAGACCTCGACAAGGGCCACTACTTCCACACCCCCGCCGCCTGA
- a CDS encoding TetR/AcrR family transcriptional regulator encodes MGRWQPDARGRMAKAALELYSERGYEQTTVAEIARRAGLTERTFFRHYADKREVLFAGSGELEELFVRAVADAPESAAPIDALGVGLDAVSELFEDRRAYARKRQAVITANAELLERELIKLASLSAALADTLRRRGVAEPAASLAAEAGLAVFKVGFERWVLVSEERGMAQVMRESLDELKAVTAGA; translated from the coding sequence ATGGGTAGGTGGCAGCCGGACGCGCGGGGACGCATGGCGAAAGCGGCGCTCGAGCTGTACAGCGAGCGCGGATACGAGCAGACCACCGTGGCGGAGATCGCCAGACGGGCGGGGCTCACCGAGCGGACCTTCTTCCGGCACTACGCGGACAAGCGCGAGGTGCTGTTCGCCGGCTCCGGTGAGCTGGAGGAACTGTTCGTGCGGGCGGTCGCCGACGCCCCGGAGTCCGCGGCGCCGATCGACGCGCTGGGGGTGGGCCTGGACGCGGTCTCCGAGTTGTTCGAAGACCGCCGCGCGTACGCGCGCAAGCGCCAGGCCGTGATCACGGCGAACGCGGAACTCCTGGAGCGCGAGCTGATCAAGCTCGCCTCGCTGTCGGCCGCGCTCGCCGACACCCTGCGCCGGCGCGGCGTCGCGGAGCCGGCCGCGAGCCTGGCCGCGGAGGCGGGGCTCGCCGTCTTCAAGGTCGGCTTCGAGCGCTGGGTCCTGGTGTCCGAGGAACGCGGGATGGCACAGGTGATGCGCGAATCGCTGGACGAGCTCAAGGCCGTGACCGCGGGCGCCTGA